The sequence below is a genomic window from Paenibacillus silvisoli.
CGACGCAGTAGAGGACCTGCTTTTCTTTGCCCGAATAAGCGCCTTTGGCCGGAAATACCGTTACGCCGCGCTCCATCTCGTTCGTGATGCGAAGACCGAGCTCATCGCCGTGCTCCGTAATGATTTGAAACGCTTTGGCCGCATACACGCCTTCTTGTATGAAGTCGATCAGCTTCGAGGCGATGAATACGGCGACGAGCGTATAAAGCACCTGTTCTTTCGTTATGTACAGCAGCGAGATGCCGATAATGAGCACGTCGAGCGCCAAAATAACCTGCCCCATGCTCCAGCCCTTCAGCTTGGAGGCAATGCGCGCGATAATATCGACGCCTCCGGTCGTACCTCCGTACCGGAAGACGATCCCGAGTCCTGCGCCAAGCGTAACGCCGGCATAGAGGACGGCAAGTATGTAGTCATTGGACGTTTTGAAGGGGACGATCCAGCCTAGCGCGATCAATTTCTCCATGATATAGAGAAAGAAGGAAAGCGAGACGCTGCCGAATATGGTATAGCCGATCTGCGAACGCCCTAGTATGCGCCAGCCGAGGAAGTACAGCGGGATGTTCAGGATGAGCGTCGAAATGGACAGCGGCCAATCTAACGCATAATTGAGCAGAATCGCGATTCCCGTGACGCCGCCTTCCATGAGCTGATTCGGGATGAGGAAATAATGGAGCCCGAATGCGTAAATGGCTGTTCCCAAGCAGACGAGGGGCAGCGTGCGAAGGAGCTGTGATGCCGTTGTTTTCAAGTGTGATCCGCACCTTTCCAGAGGTCGTTAAATGATGAAGGCTATAACATAGTATGTCTCTTTGCAGGGATTGTCAAAAGCATTGTTTTCAAAGTCGCTTTGATATAACATATGGAAAGAACCTCATGCCAAGAGAGGGTGTTACACGTGTCACAGAAATCGATGGCCGACATACAGCGGGAGGTCGACGTCTACATCTCGCAATTCAAGGAAGGCTACTTCAGTCCGCTGTCGATGCTGGCCAGAATGACCGAGGAAGTCGGCGAGCTCGCGCGCGAAGTTAACCATCTATACGGCGAGAAGCCGAAGAAGAAGGACGAGGCGGACAACTCCATCGAGATGGAGCTGGGCGATATATTATTCATCGTCGTTTGCTTCGCCAATTCGCTGGGCATCGATCTTGCCGAAGCGCATGACCGCGTCATGCATAAGTTTAATACTCGCGATGCCGACCGCTGGACGCGAAAAAACGTCGAACCGTAGCGCATGTCTTTACATATGCTGTACCATCACCTGTGTACAAGGAGGATGGGCGGATGGGCGGAGAGAGCAGCATCAAGAAAGCTTACGATGCCATCCTAAGCGGCGATTTCGAACAGGCAATCCTGCATTTTGAAGAAGCGATTGCGCTGGAACCTAGTAATGGAGCAGCCTACTATAAATGCTCGATTACTTGTGCCCGCAGCGGAAAATGGCAGAAAGCGCTCCAGTATGCCGAACAAGCGGTAGAGCTGGACCCGGAGCAAGTCATTTATCAGTTTCACCTGGAAACAGTGAAAGCTAGATCGCTCGTAGTGGAAGCCGAAGGGCTGCTGACGCGCTCGCCTTCGAACACGGAGACTGCGCTGGAGCTGCTGCACGAGGCTACGCGGCTGGATCCGCTCAATATCGAGGCACTGCTGATGTTGAGCGCTGCCTATGCGACGGTAAGCCGCTACGAGGAAGCATCCCTATACGCACGAGAGGCGGTGCGGCTTGAGCCTGAACACACCGCAGCACGCCAGCTGATCGCCGATATGAACCGCAAAAGGCGGGTGTTTCGGCTGAACAGCCATCGAACTAAAAGAAGAAGGAACAGGTGAACCGAAGGATGTCCACACAATTGATTCGCGTTGCGGTAATCGGCGCAAGCGGCCGAATGGGCCGTGAAGTTGTTAAAATGGTGCTTCAAGACGAAATGCTCACGCTGGCGGCTGCGGTAGCGCCTTCCACAGGTCCGATCGATGCCGGAACATTGGTCGGACTTCAGCCTTGCGGCGTAACGGTAAGCAGCAATCTGGACGATGCGCTTGTGGAAGCAAACGCGGATGTCCTGGTTGATTTTACGGTACCGAGCGCCGCATACGGCAACACGCGGACGGCGATCGAGCACGGCGTACGCCCGGTTATCGGTACGACCGGGTTAACGCCGGAGCAGATTGCCGAGCTGGACGAGCTGTGCAAGGAGAAGGGAATCGGCGGCTTGATCGCGCCTAATTTCTCGATCGGCGCCATTCTAATGATGCGCTTCGCGGCGCAGGCGGCTAAATATATGCCTCATGTCGAAATCATCGAATATCACGGCGACCAGAAGCTGGATGCGCCGTCCGGCACGTCCATCAAGACGGCGGAGCTGATCTCGGCCGCGCGTCAAGAGCTGCGCCAGGGCAATCCGAACGAGGAAGAAATCATCGAAGGCTCCCGCGGCGGCTATTATAATGGGTTCCGCATACATAGCGTTCGTTTGCCGGGCGTATTCGCTCAGCAGGAAGTCGTTTTCGGCGGTCACGGCCAAACGCTCAAGATCCGTCATGATTCCTACGAGCGTGCCGGATATATGCCGGGCGTCAGTGTAGCTTGCAAAAAGGTAATGACTTATACCGGACTTATTTATGGCTTCGAGCATTTGATGGACTAATAAAGAGAGACCGCGCACGGCAAGCACCTGCGGACATACGGAAAGGAGCGGGCTATCATGTTGAGCATCGCATTTATTGCCCACGATCGTAAGAAGGATGAAATGGTTAACTTTGTAACGGCCTATGAGCATGTATTCCAAGGCCATAAGCTGTATTCGACAGGTACGACCGGTTTGCGGATTATGGAGAAAACAAGCTTGTCCATTCATCGGTTTATGTCGGGACCTCTCGGCGGGGACCAGCAAATCGGCGCGCTTGTTGCGCAAAACGAAATGGACTTGATCATTTTCCTGCGCGACCCGCTGATGGCGCAGCCGCACGAGCCGGACATTATCGCGCTTCTTCGTCTTTGCGACGTGCAGGGCATTCCGGTCGCGACGAACGTGGCGACGGGCGAGCTGCTCGTACGCGCGCTGCAGCGCGGCGATTTCGCATGGCGGGAGCTTGTCCATAAGTATAAGCCGGGTGAACAGCAATGACGGAAGCCGTGGATATTCTCGCTTTCGGCGCCCATCCCGACGATGTCGAAATCGGCATGGGCGGTACGATTGCCAAGCACGCGCAGCAGGGCAGGAAGGTCGCGATCTGCGACTTGACCGAAGCTGAAATGTCCTCGAACGGCACCGTGGAAACGAGGCGGCAGGAAGCCGCCGAAGCTTCCGCGGTGCTTGGTCTATCTTACCGTTCGACGTTGAAGCTGCCTGACCGGGGGTTGACCGGCTCGGCCGACCAGCTCGAAGCGATCGTAGCGGAAATTCGCCGGCTGCGCCCGAGACTCGTGTTTGCGCCGTACTGGTCGGATCGCCATCCGGACCACGTCAGCTGCAGTCATTTGATCGAAGAGGCCGTATTTAACGCCAAGCTGCGCAACTATTTGCCCGCTTTGCCTCCCGTTCAGGTCGAGCAGCTGTACTTCTATTACATAAACGACAGCAACGAGGTCAGCCTCATTACCGATATTAGCGATCATATCGAAACGAAGCTCAAAGCGCTGCAGGCGTACCGCTCGCAATTTGCTCCTCCGCAGGAAGGGGAAGACCGGGTGCGGACGCCGCTTACCGACCGGTATATTCAGCGCGTCGAAGCGCGGGATATGCTGCTTGGCCAGACGAAGGGATGGGCGTACGCGGAAGGATTTGCAATCAAACGTCCGCATGCGGTAACTTTATTTTAACGTAGAAATTACTCGAATCAGGCATATAATTGGAAAAACGGGTTCGCTCTGGCACAACAGGAGGTGGAAGACATGGCTAAACGCTTGAAAATCGGGATCACATGTTATCCGACGCTAGGCGGCTCAGGCGTCGTGGCGACCGAGCTGGGCAAGCTCCTTGCCGAAAAGGGGCATGAAATTCATTTTATTACTCATAGCGTGCCGTTTAGGCTGGGTCAATTTCAGAAAAATATTTTCTATCATGAAGTCGAAGTAAACGATTATTACGTGTTCCGTTATCCGCCTTACGATTTGTCCCTGGCAAGCAAAATGGCGCAGGTCGTTAAAATGCAAAATCTCGACGTGCTCCACGTCCATTATGCGGTGCCTCACGCGGTTTGCGCGTATTTGGCCAAGGAGATGGTCGGCGCCGACAAGCTCAAAACGGTGACGACGCTGCACGGCACCGATATTACCGTGCTCGCGCAGGATGTGTCGCTGAAAGACTTGATCCGGATGGGCATCAACAGAAGCGATGCGGTAACGGCCGTCTCGAACGATCTGATCCGCGAAACCCGCGAGCTGCTCGATATCGAGAAGCCGATCGAGCTGACTTATAATTTTGTCGATAAACGGGTGTACTATCCGCGCGAATGCAGCTCGCTCCGCAGCGACTTCGCTGCGAAGGACGAGAAAATTTTGATGCATATCTCGAATTTCCGTCCGGTGAAACGGGTTCATGACGTCGTGGACATCTTTAATAAAGTATCGAAGGAAGTGCCGAGCCGCCTGCTGTTCGTTGGCGAAGGGCCGGACTTGCCGAAGGTTCAAATGCAGATCCGCGAGCTCGGCTTGCAGGACCGCGTTCATTTCCTCGGCAAACAGGACGACGTCGCGCAGGTCATTTCGATCGCGGATGTACTGCTGCTTCCGTCGGAGAAAGAGAGCTTCGGCCTCGTCGCGCTCGAAGCGATGGCTTGCGGCGTTCCGACGATCGGCTCGATCGCGGGCGGCATTCCGGAGCTCGTGACGCATGGCGAAACCGGCTTCCTGTCGCCGATCGGCGATACGGACAGCATGGCGTACAACGCGATCAAGCTGCTGCGCAACGAGGACTTGTACCGCAAGTTCCGCGAAGCTTGCTTGTACCGGGCGCGCCATGAATTCTGCAACGATTTGATCACGGCGGAATACGAGCGCATTTACTATAAGGTGCTGGGCATTGAAGCAGACATTCCGGTGCCGGTTTGCGAATAGATGAAACGAATGGAGGGAGTGCCGATGTCGTGGAGTGCTGCGCTGACAAAGGCGCTCCCTTTGCTGCATACGCTCGAGAGGCTGGGTCATGAAGCGGTATTCGTTGGCGGCTGCGTCCGCGATACGCTGCTGGGCAGAGCGCTCAAAGACGTTGATATTGCCACGTCCGCGGAGCCCGAGGCGGTCATTGCGGCCTTTCCGCATACGATTCCTACGGGGCTGCAGCATGGCACCGTAACGGTCGTACACGAGAAGGAAACGTATGAAGTGACGACGTTCCGGACCGAGTCCGACTATGAACGGTTCAGGCGTCCTACGCAGGTGCAGTTCGTGAAGAATCTGGACGCGGATTTGATGCGGCGCGATTTTACGATGAACAGCATGGCGATGCGCGCGGACGGGTCGATCCACGATCCGTTCGGCGGCCAGCGCGATTTGCGCGGCGGCCTGCTCCGCTGCGTCGGGGATCCCGATGCGAGACTGCAGGAGGATGCGCTTCGCATCGTGCGAGCGGTGAGGTTCGCCTCCGGCTTTAATCTGCGCATCGCCGCAAGGACGTGGCGGGCGATTATGCGCCATCGGCATTTGCTTGCGCATATCGCGATGGAGCGGATCGGGCTGGAATTGGACAAGATGGTCGGCGGCAGCGATCCTGGCCGCGCGGCAGCCTATCTGGCGGCAAGCGGCATATTGAGCGAAACGAAAGAGGCGCTGCCCCGTCCGTTGGCGGAGATGTCCGAGCGTTATCAGGCGCGGCGCAAACTTCGAAGGGGGAGAAGCGGCGAAACTCCTGCTGCTGCGAAGGCCGAAGCCGAAGAAGAAAGCCGGGCGATGGCCGCTATTCAAGCCATTGCCGAATTAAACGGCCTCGAAGACCGCTGGGCGGCCGTTTGCTGCGCGCTCGGCTTCCGGAGCGGACAAGCCGCGGAGCTGTTCGAGGCGCTCCGCTATTCCAGCGTCCGAACCGTACAGGCAGCAGCCGCTGTCGCGATTCACCAAACGATGGTGACCCGCGATTCGCTGAACGAGGATACAAGACGAAATTGGATCGCCCAAATTTTGCGGCACGGGAAGCCAGCGGCCATGCAGTGGCTGCGCGTGATCGAAGCCGTGACGGCTTTATCGCCATCGTCGGAGAGCGGCTATGCCGACCAGCTGGACGAGTGGCTGCAAGGGATGCAAGCTTCCACGATAAAGGAGCTCGCGATCAAAGGAAACGATCTCATAGCGCTTCGCCAGGAGCCTTCTGGACCATGGCTCGGCAAGCTGCTCGGAGAGTTGCTGCACGCCGTTGCGCTGGGCGAGCTGCCGAACGAGAAGGAAGCGCTGCTGCGGGCGGCAGCCATTCAACGACCGGTTGATGAAGGGGAATATACATGAATCATCGCATACTTGAATTATTGGAGCAGCAATCCGGCGCGTATCTATCCGGCGAGCTGCTCAGCCAGGAGCTTCAGATCAGCCGTACGGCGATCTGGAAGCAGATCAAGAAGCTCGAAGAAGCCGGCTATCAAATCGAAGCTTCGCGCCGGCTCGGCTATCGGCTGACGGGCAAACCGGACAGGCTGTCGCCGCAGGAGCTGACCTTGAAGCTGCAGAGCAAGGAAGTGACGCTCATCAAATCGATCCGCTGCTTCGATTCCGTCGACTCGACGCAAAATATCGCGCAGCGTCTGGCCGAAGACGGCGCGCCGGAAGGCACGCTGATCGTCGCGGAGCAGCAAACGAGCGGCCGCGGACGGTTAGGACGGAAATGGGTGTCGCCATCCGGCAAAGGCGTTTATATGAGCTTTATTTTGCGGCCTGGGATGCCGCTTCATTTCGCCCCGCAGCTGACGCTGCTTACGGCCGTCGCGCTTTGCCGCGCGCTTCGTTCTGTAGCAGCCCCGCTCGATATCGGCATCAAATGGCCGAATGACTTGCTTATCGGCGGGAAGAAGATTAGCGGCATATTGCTGGAATCGACCGCTGAGGAAGAACGGCTGCGTTATGTCATTGCCGGCATCGGCATCAGCGTGAATCTGACGGCGGACGATTTTCCGCCGGAGCTGCACGATATCGCTACGTCGCTGCGCAACGAGCTCGGCAAGCCGCTCGACAGGTCGGAAATCGTCGCCTCCTTCTTCGACCAATTCGAACAGCTTTACGAGGTCTATCAGAGGGAGGGCTTCGCGCCGATCAAGATGCTTTGGGAGGCTCTTTCCGTAACGCTGCACAAGCCGACCCGGCTGTTCCTGGCGAGCGGGGAAACGATCGCGACTCCGATCGGCTTAAACGAGCAAGGGGCGCTTCTGGCGCGGAAGAGCGACGGGACAATCGTGCCGATCTTCTCCAGCGAGCAGGTGCCGCCGGCAGGGTAAGCGTTCATAGACGGGACACCGTTTTAGTGGTATACTCGCCTTACTAGCATGCTCCATTTATGGGTGGTATCGTCCTTGCGCGAACCGCACCGGCCAATGGAGCTTCAGTTGCGGAAATGAATATTTCGATGTGAGGCAATGCGTATTCTGCTCTGAGCCGTTTTTAGGACCGAGACAGAAGGAAGCTCGCTTCTTGAAGCAGGACGTTCCTTTGTGGATTGGACCTTTTTAGCGGCGGCTAGAAGGTTTTTTTGTGTTGATCACATAGGACGACCCGAGTTCGCGAACCCTTAAGCTAGGCAGGGGCGATCTGTCCGGGATGTCCATCCAATCTGAAGGAGGACGGAGCAATGAAACAACCGTTGACTATTACGAAGCTTAAAAAAATGAAGCAAAGCGGCGAGCCGATTTCCGTGCTGACCGCCTATGATTACCCTTCGGCAAAGCTTGCCGAGGAAGCCGGAATCGATGTCATTCTTGTCGGGGACTCGCTCGGCAACGTCGTACTGGGATACGACACGACGATACCCGTCACGCTAGACGATATGGTTTATCACACCAGGGCGACAGTCCGGGGTGCTGCAAATACATTCATCGTGGCCGATCTGCCGTTCATGACGTATCGGCTTGGCAAGGAAACGACGCTTCGCAATGCGGCGCGCTTGCTGCAGGAAGGCGGAGCTCACGCGGTCAAGATGGAAGGCGGAGCGGAAATCGCCGACGAGGTGGCCGCATTGGTGAAAGCCGGCATTCCCGTTATGGGACATATCGGCCTAACGCCGCAGTCGGTTCATCAGCTTGGCGGCTATAAGGTACAGGGCAAGCTCGAGGCGGAGGCGCAGCAGCTGATCGATGACGCGAAGGCGCTTGAGGCGGCCGGCGCGTTCAGCATCGTGCTGGAGCTGGTCACCGAGCCTTTGGCCGAAGCGATCTCATCGTCGCTGTCGATTCCGACGATCGGCATCGGGGCAGGGCGCGGCTGCGACGGTCAAGTACTCGTTTATCATGATATTTTGCAATACGCTTCCCCTTACCGGGAGAAAAGATTCGTCAAAACGTATGCCGATCTCGGAACGACGATCCGCAATGCGATCGGCGCCTATGTATCGGATGTCAAATCCCGCGAATTCCCGCAGCAGGCTCACGTCTTCCCGATGGAACAGGAGCTGCTGAGACAGCTGTACGGCTCCGGCAAGAGCGAAGCGGCTGCGACCGGCCAGACGGCTCCGGAAGCTGCGGAGAAGAAGGGCGGCGGCGTATCATGATCCGCTGTACGACCATTCAAGAGCTGAAAGAACAATTGGCAAGGCAGCGCAAATACAATCCGGACGGCCTCGTCGGTTTCGTGCCGACGATGGGCTATCTGCATGAAGGGCATGCCAGCTTGATGCGGCGGGCCAGCGAAGAATGCGCCGTAACGGTGCTGTCCATCTTCGTCAATCCGCTGCAGTTCGGCCCGAACGAAGATTTCGACCGGTACCCGCGCGATTTGGAGCGGGATGCGAGGCTGGCGGAAGCTAACGGCGTCGATATTATATTCGCGCCAACCGTGAAGGAGATGTATCCGACCAAGCCGCTGACGCGCGTGCTGATCAGCGAAGTGACGGACCGGCTGTGCGGCGCGTCCCGCCCGGGGCATTTCGACGGCGTGGGTACGGTCGTCAGCAAGCTGTTCAACCTCGTACGGCCGGACCGCGCGTATTTCGGCATGAAGGACGCGCAGCAGGTCGCCGTCATCGAACAGATGGTAAACGACCTGAACATTCCGGTGCAAATCGTGCGCTGCGAAACGGTGCGCGAAGCGGACGGACTCGCGATGAGCTCGCGGAACGTTTATTTGACGCCGGAGGAGCGGGAGCAGGCCGTCGTACTGTCCAAGACGCTGCGCGCGGCGGAAGCTTGGGTGAAGCAGCCGGGCATGACGCCGGTTAAGCTGTCCAAGCTGATTACCGGCCAGATTGAAACGGCGCCGCTCGGCCGGATCGATTATGCCGAGCTATTAACGTATCCGGAGCTGGCTCCGCTTGAACCAAATACGGTATTATCTACTTTATCCCATACGCTCATTATTGCGCTAGCCGTCAAATTCGGCGGTACGCGTTTGATCGACAATCGATTATTCGAGCTCGAACTCGGCGAAGGCGGAGGTGACAACCATGTTCAGAACGATGATGAAATCCAAGCTTCACCGGGCGACCGTCACGGAAGCGAACCTCAATTATGTGGGCAGCATCACCATTGACGAAGAGCTGATGGAGCTTGCCGATCTTTGGCCTAATGAGAAAGTGCAAATCGTTAATAATAATAACGGCGCGCGTCTGGAGACTTACGTCATAACGGGTCCCCGCGGCTCCGGCGTCATCTGTCTAAACGGTGCGGCGGCCCGTCTTGTCCAGCCTGGCGACAACGTCATTATTATCAGTTATGCTTCGATGACCGACGAGGAAGCGCGCGCGTACAATCCGAAGGTCGTTATTTTGGATGCGGCGAATAAACCGGTTCAAATGCTGGAGAAGGAACTGCATTCGACCGTATTGTAAGGCGCAGAGCCGTCCTTCCTTAGTGCCAGCGCTGTGAAACGATTGGATTCGAGTATGAAAAGCGGTGCCGGGGCAAAGAATGAGCATAACAATTCACTTCTATCACAACATCACGGCGTGAAGGTGGGTGCGTTACGATATGTTCAAACATGTATTTGCTACCATGCAGGAAATGCTCCACGAAATCATTATCCATTATCCGCATGCCAACGACGCGCAACGCAAACAGCTCGATGACCAATTGTCATCGTTAAAGCAATTCAGCGATACCTTTATTGAAGAATGGCTCCAATTCGAAGAAAAAATGGCCGATTTCCGCGATATGCAGCTGGCTTGCTCCAAAGGGTCGGCAGCCGGCAAGCCGGCGCCGCCTCAAGCGGCATCCAGCGGCTATCCGAAAATCATTTCGGCTGCTCCGGCATCCAGTTCGCCGCAGCAGCACCCGAAGCAGCCGTCGGCGCCTCCTCCGCATCCCTGTCAGATCGCGATCATGAACGCGCCCGACGTATACGACGAAGCGGCCATCGAGCTGCAGCAGTCGATGTCGAAGGGGCAGGGCTTTTTTAAATTGTTAATGTTCAAAGAGGCGTTCGGGCATTTCCAAGACGCGGTCAAACGATCACCCGACGACAACCGCGCGAGATTGTTTCTAGGCATGACCTGCATGCATTTGCAGGAGTGGAACGAAGCGCAGCGTCATTTTCAGCTGCTGGTCGAAGTGACGGAGCATCCGAAGTGGAAGGCTTTGGGCTTCAATGCGCTTGGCTGCATTCAAGCCGTCCGCATGAATTTGGAACAGGCGGCCAAATATTTCGAGAAGGCCCACGAGGCCGACCCTAATTTTACCGATCCGTTATCGAATATGAAGTCATGCGCGCAGCATGCAGGCCAGTTATCCTTGTTTTTCGGGAGCGGCCAGCTTTAGTTAGAGAGGAACCGAAACCGGATGAATTATGCCGTATTGGATTTGGAAACGACCGGCCACAGCGCCGGCGATGAAATGATACAAGTAGGACTCGTGCTGTTGGACGAAAGTTTGACGGTCGTTCGTTCCTACAGTTCGTTCGTGAAGCCGACGATTCCGATACCGCCGTTCATTACCCAGCTAACCGGCATTGACGAGTCCATGGTCGCGGATGCGCCGGAGCTCGACGAGGTGCTGCTGGAAATGATCCCGTTGCTGAGCGATGCCGTGCTGGTCGCTCACAACGTGGCTTTCGACGCCGGCTTCCTCAATTCGGCGCTTGACCGCTGCGGGTATTTGGCCTTCAGCGGCAGGCGGCTGGATACGATCGATTTGCTGCGCATCCTGTATCCGACGTTAACGACGTATCAGCTCGGAGCGGTGACGGAGCTGTTCGGCATCGAGCACGATAATCATCACCGCGCGGACAGCGACGCGATGGCAACAGCCGAGCTGTTTATCGAATGCTGCGGCAAGCTGAAGGGCCTGCCTCTTCTGACGCTGCAGCGGCTTGCGAATCTGCTTGGCGACGAGCTGGACGATCTAGGCTGGTTCGTCGCCCAAGCGGCGCTGCAAAAAGAAACGGAAACCTCGATTGACCCCGATGCTTACCATTACTTCCGCCAATTCGCCATGAAAGCGGGCGATTGGACCGAGGAGCAGCATCCGAGAGATACCGACGATGCGGGAGACTCGGTTGCGGATTGGACCTTTCCTCAGTTTTTGGCCCACATCAAGCAGGAAATCGCGGCTCTCGTGCCTGGCTATGAAGAGCGCGAGCCTCAAAATATGATGTTCCAAGAAGTGATCGACGCGCTCGAAGAAGAGCGGCATCTGTTAATCGAAGCGGGCACCGGAACGGGAAAATCGCTAGGTTACCTAATTCCGGCACTCTACTATGGTGTCCAGCAAAATAAGAAGATAGTCGTAAGCACGCATACGATCAATTTGCAGGAGCAGCTGAGAGCGCGGGACTTGCCGCTGCTGCAGGCTGTCATGCCATATCCGTTCCAGGCCGCCGTCTTTAAAGGACGCGGCAATTATTTATGTTTGCGCAAGTTCGAAGGCAAAGTGAACATGCGCGATTTCGCCGCCCCGGCGGAGGATCGGATTACCGCCGCCCAGATGGTTGTGTGGCTGGGGGAATCGGGTCACGGCGATCAGGAGGAATTGAACTTCGGCAACCGGGGCGCCGATTTCTGGGGCACGGTGGCAAGCGACGCGGATTCCTGCTTGAACCGCAGCTGCCCATGGTTCAAACGGTGCTACTATCACCGGGCCAAACAAGAGGCCAATATCGCCGACGTCGTCATTACGAATCATTCCATGCTCTTTACCGACATACGAGCCGACCACCGGCTGCTTCCGGCCTATGAGCATCTGATTCTGGACGAGGCGCATCACCTGGAGGAAGTGGCGGGCAAGCACCTCGGCACGCAGGTTTCCTACTACTCGGTGCAGCACCCGGTCTTCAGGCTGTGCAAGGATGCCCGTAACGGGCAGCTAATCGTCCTCAAGAGCCGGCTGGCAAACGAGAACGTCGAGAAAACGCAGAAGTGGCGCGAAGAAATCGACGAGGTCATTCCGGTGTTCGGCGATTTGCGCGATGAGTGGGATAAGCTGTTCGAGCTGCTTTATACGTTTACGAGCAGCGGAGGCGGAATGGGCGCGAAAGCCGCGGTCAGCGATACCGGCGGCGCGGAAACCGGCCAATACGTACTCAGACTTCGCGGCGGCAAGCTGCCGGGACACTGGGGCGACGCGCAGCTGATCGAAGAAGCGATCAACGGATACTTAAGCCAGATTATACGGCCGCTGGACAAAGTGTTTGCCGCGATCAAGGATGAAATCGACGATCCGGGCATCGCGGCGCTGGTAACCGACTTAAGCGGTACGATCAAGGATTTGGCCCGCGCGCGCGACGATCTGCGGCAGTTCATCAAGGCGGATAAGAGCGAC
It includes:
- a CDS encoding nucleotide pyrophosphohydrolase, translated to MADIQREVDVYISQFKEGYFSPLSMLARMTEEVGELAREVNHLYGEKPKKKDEADNSIEMELGDILFIVVCFANSLGIDLAEAHDRVMHKFNTRDADRWTRKNVEP
- the dapB gene encoding 4-hydroxy-tetrahydrodipicolinate reductase → MSTQLIRVAVIGASGRMGREVVKMVLQDEMLTLAAAVAPSTGPIDAGTLVGLQPCGVTVSSNLDDALVEANADVLVDFTVPSAAYGNTRTAIEHGVRPVIGTTGLTPEQIAELDELCKEKGIGGLIAPNFSIGAILMMRFAAQAAKYMPHVEIIEYHGDQKLDAPSGTSIKTAELISAARQELRQGNPNEEEIIEGSRGGYYNGFRIHSVRLPGVFAQQEVVFGGHGQTLKIRHDSYERAGYMPGVSVACKKVMTYTGLIYGFEHLMD
- a CDS encoding biotin--[acetyl-CoA-carboxylase] ligase codes for the protein MNHRILELLEQQSGAYLSGELLSQELQISRTAIWKQIKKLEEAGYQIEASRRLGYRLTGKPDRLSPQELTLKLQSKEVTLIKSIRCFDSVDSTQNIAQRLAEDGAPEGTLIVAEQQTSGRGRLGRKWVSPSGKGVYMSFILRPGMPLHFAPQLTLLTAVALCRALRSVAAPLDIGIKWPNDLLIGGKKISGILLESTAEEERLRYVIAGIGISVNLTADDFPPELHDIATSLRNELGKPLDRSEIVASFFDQFEQLYEVYQREGFAPIKMLWEALSVTLHKPTRLFLASGETIATPIGLNEQGALLARKSDGTIVPIFSSEQVPPAG
- a CDS encoding CCA tRNA nucleotidyltransferase; translation: MSWSAALTKALPLLHTLERLGHEAVFVGGCVRDTLLGRALKDVDIATSAEPEAVIAAFPHTIPTGLQHGTVTVVHEKETYEVTTFRTESDYERFRRPTQVQFVKNLDADLMRRDFTMNSMAMRADGSIHDPFGGQRDLRGGLLRCVGDPDARLQEDALRIVRAVRFASGFNLRIAARTWRAIMRHRHLLAHIAMERIGLELDKMVGGSDPGRAAAYLAASGILSETKEALPRPLAEMSERYQARRKLRRGRSGETPAAAKAEAEEESRAMAAIQAIAELNGLEDRWAAVCCALGFRSGQAAELFEALRYSSVRTVQAAAAVAIHQTMVTRDSLNEDTRRNWIAQILRHGKPAAMQWLRVIEAVTALSPSSESGYADQLDEWLQGMQASTIKELAIKGNDLIALRQEPSGPWLGKLLGELLHAVALGELPNEKEALLRAAAIQRPVDEGEYT
- a CDS encoding tetratricopeptide repeat protein produces the protein MGGESSIKKAYDAILSGDFEQAILHFEEAIALEPSNGAAYYKCSITCARSGKWQKALQYAEQAVELDPEQVIYQFHLETVKARSLVVEAEGLLTRSPSNTETALELLHEATRLDPLNIEALLMLSAAYATVSRYEEASLYAREAVRLEPEHTAARQLIADMNRKRRVFRLNSHRTKRRRNR
- the bshB1 gene encoding bacillithiol biosynthesis deacetylase BshB1 — translated: MTEAVDILAFGAHPDDVEIGMGGTIAKHAQQGRKVAICDLTEAEMSSNGTVETRRQEAAEASAVLGLSYRSTLKLPDRGLTGSADQLEAIVAEIRRLRPRLVFAPYWSDRHPDHVSCSHLIEEAVFNAKLRNYLPALPPVQVEQLYFYYINDSNEVSLITDISDHIETKLKALQAYRSQFAPPQEGEDRVRTPLTDRYIQRVEARDMLLGQTKGWAYAEGFAIKRPHAVTLF
- the mgsA gene encoding methylglyoxal synthase, which translates into the protein MLSIAFIAHDRKKDEMVNFVTAYEHVFQGHKLYSTGTTGLRIMEKTSLSIHRFMSGPLGGDQQIGALVAQNEMDLIIFLRDPLMAQPHEPDIIALLRLCDVQGIPVATNVATGELLVRALQRGDFAWRELVHKYKPGEQQ
- a CDS encoding YitT family protein, with amino-acid sequence MKTTASQLLRTLPLVCLGTAIYAFGLHYFLIPNQLMEGGVTGIAILLNYALDWPLSISTLILNIPLYFLGWRILGRSQIGYTIFGSVSLSFFLYIMEKLIALGWIVPFKTSNDYILAVLYAGVTLGAGLGIVFRYGGTTGGVDIIARIASKLKGWSMGQVILALDVLIIGISLLYITKEQVLYTLVAVFIASKLIDFIQEGVYAAKAFQIITEHGDELGLRITNEMERGVTVFPAKGAYSGKEKQVLYCVVARHEIRRLKSIVRSVDPLAFMVIAEVQEVLGEGFKEE
- the bshA gene encoding N-acetyl-alpha-D-glucosaminyl L-malate synthase BshA translates to MAKRLKIGITCYPTLGGSGVVATELGKLLAEKGHEIHFITHSVPFRLGQFQKNIFYHEVEVNDYYVFRYPPYDLSLASKMAQVVKMQNLDVLHVHYAVPHAVCAYLAKEMVGADKLKTVTTLHGTDITVLAQDVSLKDLIRMGINRSDAVTAVSNDLIRETRELLDIEKPIELTYNFVDKRVYYPRECSSLRSDFAAKDEKILMHISNFRPVKRVHDVVDIFNKVSKEVPSRLLFVGEGPDLPKVQMQIRELGLQDRVHFLGKQDDVAQVISIADVLLLPSEKESFGLVALEAMACGVPTIGSIAGGIPELVTHGETGFLSPIGDTDSMAYNAIKLLRNEDLYRKFREACLYRARHEFCNDLITAEYERIYYKVLGIEADIPVPVCE